A section of the Microbacterium sp. MM2322 genome encodes:
- a CDS encoding carbon starvation CstA family protein, whose protein sequence is MSAPSRRGKAATLEPDPSLPPVALTEEQTAKDSRWTPAKIVIWALIALAGGLGWTMLAIVRGETVNAIWFVFAAVATYLIGYRFYSKVIEKHLLRPDDRRATPAEVKQDGKDYVPTDRRVLYGHHFAAIAGAGPLVGPVLAAQMGFLPGTIWIIVGVVLAGAVQDYTVLFFSMRRGGRTIGQMARQELGRIGGTAAIIASLLIMLIIVAILALVVVNALGESPWGVFSVSMTIPIALFMGLYLRYLRPGKVTEVSIIGFVLLIGAIVAGGWVAETAWGQEYLHLDRTVIAWGIIIYGFIAAILPVWLLLAPRDYLSTFMKIGVIVMLAGAIVLVRPEITVPAVTDFAIAGTGPVFAGPLFPFLFVTIACGALSGFHALIASGTTPKLVEKERQTRFIGYGGMIMESFVAIMALVAAISIDQGIYYAMNASAASTMGTVEGAVAFVNSLGITGVNLTPEMLTSTAAAVGEESIVSRTGGAPTLALGLAHIMQQALGGQAMMAFWYHFAIMFEALFILTAVDAGTRVARFMLQDSIGHWVPKFRDVSWRPGVWITTAIMVAGWGAILILGVTDPLGGINTFFPLFGIANQLLAAIALAVVLAIIAKRGPSYVRWLWIVALPLAFAAVVTITASAYKIFSPNPAIGYWSNHFRYRDALAAGDTTLGEPAVMEAVIRNTFVQGTLSIVFVVLAIIVIIAAVCVTIAAIRRGGGDNNEDEPVPSRRFAPAGLLASSNERELEKQWEPILADERATNRH, encoded by the coding sequence ATGTCTGCACCGTCGCGCCGTGGCAAGGCCGCCACGCTCGAGCCGGATCCCTCGCTTCCCCCCGTCGCCCTCACCGAGGAGCAGACGGCGAAGGACAGCCGCTGGACGCCCGCGAAGATCGTCATCTGGGCGCTGATCGCCCTCGCCGGTGGTCTCGGCTGGACGATGCTCGCCATCGTCCGCGGTGAGACCGTCAACGCGATCTGGTTCGTGTTCGCGGCCGTCGCCACCTACCTCATCGGCTACCGCTTCTACTCGAAGGTCATCGAGAAGCACCTGCTGCGCCCCGACGACCGTCGGGCGACCCCCGCCGAGGTCAAGCAGGACGGCAAGGACTACGTCCCGACCGACCGTCGCGTCCTCTACGGCCACCACTTCGCCGCCATCGCCGGCGCCGGTCCCCTCGTCGGCCCGGTCCTCGCCGCGCAGATGGGCTTCCTCCCCGGCACGATCTGGATCATCGTCGGCGTCGTCCTCGCCGGCGCCGTCCAGGACTACACGGTGCTCTTCTTCTCGATGCGTCGCGGCGGCCGGACGATAGGCCAGATGGCGCGTCAGGAGCTCGGCCGCATCGGCGGGACGGCGGCGATCATCGCCTCGCTGCTGATCATGCTGATCATCGTCGCGATCCTCGCGCTCGTCGTCGTCAACGCGCTCGGTGAGAGCCCGTGGGGCGTCTTCTCGGTCTCGATGACCATCCCCATCGCCCTGTTCATGGGCTTGTACCTGCGGTACCTCCGCCCCGGCAAGGTGACCGAGGTCTCGATCATCGGCTTCGTGCTGCTGATCGGCGCAATCGTCGCCGGCGGCTGGGTCGCCGAGACGGCGTGGGGCCAGGAGTACCTGCACCTCGACCGCACCGTCATCGCGTGGGGCATCATCATCTACGGCTTCATCGCCGCGATCCTCCCCGTCTGGCTGCTGCTCGCTCCCCGCGACTACCTGTCGACCTTCATGAAGATCGGCGTCATCGTGATGCTGGCCGGCGCGATCGTGCTCGTCCGCCCCGAGATCACGGTGCCGGCGGTGACCGACTTCGCCATCGCCGGAACCGGGCCGGTGTTCGCGGGGCCGCTCTTCCCCTTCTTGTTCGTGACGATCGCGTGCGGCGCCCTGTCGGGCTTCCATGCGCTCATCGCGTCGGGCACGACCCCGAAGCTCGTCGAGAAGGAGCGCCAGACGCGCTTCATCGGCTACGGCGGCATGATCATGGAGTCCTTCGTCGCGATCATGGCGCTCGTCGCCGCGATCTCGATCGACCAGGGCATCTACTACGCGATGAACGCGTCGGCGGCGTCGACGATGGGCACCGTGGAGGGCGCTGTCGCGTTCGTGAACTCGCTCGGCATCACCGGGGTGAACCTCACCCCCGAGATGCTGACGAGCACCGCGGCGGCCGTCGGTGAGGAGTCGATCGTCTCGCGCACCGGTGGCGCACCGACGCTCGCGCTCGGGCTCGCGCACATCATGCAGCAGGCCCTCGGCGGCCAGGCGATGATGGCGTTCTGGTACCACTTCGCGATCATGTTCGAGGCGCTGTTCATCCTCACCGCGGTGGATGCCGGTACCCGCGTCGCGCGCTTCATGCTGCAGGACTCGATCGGCCACTGGGTCCCCAAGTTCCGTGACGTCTCGTGGCGTCCGGGCGTCTGGATCACGACGGCGATCATGGTCGCCGGCTGGGGAGCGATCCTCATCCTCGGCGTCACCGACCCGCTCGGCGGCATCAACACGTTCTTCCCGCTGTTCGGCATCGCCAACCAGCTGCTCGCCGCGATCGCGCTCGCCGTCGTCCTTGCGATCATCGCCAAGCGCGGTCCGTCGTACGTGCGGTGGCTGTGGATCGTCGCCCTGCCGCTCGCGTTCGCCGCGGTCGTGACGATCACCGCGTCGGCGTACAAGATCTTCTCGCCGAACCCGGCGATCGGATACTGGTCGAACCACTTCCGCTACCGCGACGCCCTCGCCGCCGGCGACACGACCCTGGGCGAGCCCGCGGTCATGGAGGCCGTCATCCGCAACACCTTCGTCCAGGGCACCCTGTCGATCGTGTTCGTGGTGCTCGCCATCATCGTGATCATCGCCGCGGTGTGCGTCACGATCGCCGCGATCCGCCGCGGCGGCGGGGACAACAACGAGGACGAGCCGGTGCCCTCGCGCCGCTTCGCCCCCGCCGGGTTGCTGGCGTCGTCGAACGAGCGCGAGCTCGAGAAGCAGTGGGAGCCGATCCTGGCCGACGAGCGCGCGACGAACAGGCACTGA
- a CDS encoding YbdD/YjiX family protein, with protein MTAQTDAAVSPMRAILDLVVRAGRGIRWYMTTLMGDTAYGTYVAHHRRVHPDEEPMTERQFWRQKMDDQDRNPGARCC; from the coding sequence ATGACTGCACAAACGGATGCCGCGGTCTCACCGATGCGGGCGATACTCGACCTCGTCGTGCGGGCGGGCCGCGGCATCCGCTGGTACATGACCACGCTCATGGGCGACACGGCCTACGGGACCTACGTCGCGCACCACCGCCGGGTTCACCCCGACGAGGAACCCATGACCGAGCGGCAGTTCTGGCGTCAGAAGATGGACGACCAGGACCGCAACCCGGGCGCCCGCTGCTGCTGA
- a CDS encoding histidine kinase, with the protein MTDAVVLAAVLGVVGGIVLSALLLLARRYARGPGGLGSEAEEATYRALHQASLAAPYLRGGLDTADVARAARHLRAVLGSPAVMLVVGDVVVARDGQTEGLDAAARRIAAQVAETGKRRVFPRADGGDGLEAVGAPVRVDGAVAGVLIAFAAPVRAALVRAAGEVADWCAAQATLGELDASRAALAEAELRSLRAQISPHFIYNALTAIASFISTDPPRARELVLEFADFTRYSFRRQGEFTTVAEELRSIHSYLELEHARFGGRLSVTLRIAPETLATVIPFLSVQPLVENAVRHGLEPGEGGGTILIASEDAATHTEITVEDDGAGMDPEELHALLTRADDGRNVGLRNVDTRLRQLYGAEGGLVVETAPGAGTLVRMRIPKSQPHHLTRGEE; encoded by the coding sequence ATGACCGATGCCGTCGTCCTCGCCGCTGTGCTCGGCGTGGTCGGCGGCATCGTGCTGTCGGCGCTGCTCCTGCTCGCCCGGCGCTACGCGCGCGGGCCGGGCGGACTCGGGAGCGAAGCTGAGGAGGCGACCTACCGGGCGCTCCACCAGGCGAGCCTCGCCGCTCCCTATCTGCGCGGCGGGCTCGACACCGCCGACGTCGCTCGGGCTGCGCGGCACCTGCGCGCCGTCCTCGGGAGCCCGGCCGTGATGCTCGTGGTCGGCGATGTCGTCGTGGCCCGTGATGGACAGACCGAGGGATTGGATGCCGCGGCCCGCCGCATCGCGGCGCAGGTCGCCGAGACCGGCAAGCGCCGGGTCTTCCCTCGTGCCGACGGCGGGGACGGTCTCGAGGCGGTGGGCGCGCCCGTCCGCGTCGATGGCGCCGTCGCAGGGGTACTGATCGCCTTCGCCGCTCCCGTTCGCGCCGCGCTCGTCCGCGCGGCCGGCGAGGTTGCGGACTGGTGCGCGGCGCAGGCCACCCTGGGCGAACTCGACGCGTCGCGGGCAGCGCTCGCCGAGGCCGAGCTGAGGTCGCTCCGCGCGCAGATCTCGCCGCACTTCATCTACAACGCGCTCACCGCGATCGCCTCGTTCATCTCCACCGACCCACCGCGCGCCCGCGAACTGGTGCTCGAGTTCGCCGACTTCACGCGCTACTCGTTCCGGCGCCAGGGGGAGTTCACCACCGTCGCCGAGGAGCTCCGCAGCATCCACTCCTACCTCGAACTCGAGCACGCGCGCTTCGGCGGGCGGCTGTCGGTGACGCTGCGGATCGCACCCGAGACGCTGGCGACCGTCATCCCGTTCCTGTCGGTGCAGCCCCTGGTCGAGAACGCCGTCCGCCACGGGCTCGAGCCGGGGGAGGGTGGCGGCACGATCCTGATCGCGTCGGAGGATGCCGCGACCCACACCGAGATCACGGTCGAGGACGACGGCGCGGGGATGGACCCCGAAGAGCTGCACGCGCTCCTGACCCGCGCCGATGACGGCCGGAACGTCGGGCTGCGGAACGTCGACACGCGCCTCCGCCAGCTGTACGGCGCCGAGGGCGGACTCGTCGTCGAGACCGCGCCGGGCGCGGGTACCCTCGTCCGCATGCGGATCCCGAAGTCGCAGCCGCACCACCTGACGCGGGGCGAGGAGTGA
- a CDS encoding LytTR family DNA-binding domain-containing protein, giving the protein MSVVIDVLVADDEKPALDELAFLLRSDDRIGEVLTASSGAEALRLLTERPVAAAFLDIHMPGITGLELAGALRGLATPPAIVFVTADDAHAVDAFELRALDYLLKPVRVERLRRAVDRIAVDDRPAESDEVLPVTVGSAVRFVHRSDVRWVRAEGDYTRLHTDGPSGHLVRIPISELETRWGDAGFVRVHRSFLVRAASVTEVRLAGAEPTVWIDDIALPVSRRLLPAVREALVGRGGS; this is encoded by the coding sequence GTGAGCGTCGTGATCGACGTCCTGGTCGCCGACGACGAGAAGCCCGCGCTCGACGAGCTCGCCTTCCTCCTGCGCTCCGACGACCGCATCGGCGAGGTGTTGACGGCGTCGTCGGGTGCCGAGGCGCTGCGCCTGCTCACCGAGCGTCCCGTCGCCGCGGCGTTCCTCGACATCCACATGCCGGGGATCACGGGCCTCGAGCTCGCCGGTGCCCTGCGTGGGCTCGCGACGCCCCCCGCCATCGTGTTCGTGACCGCCGACGACGCGCACGCGGTCGACGCGTTCGAGCTGCGCGCGCTCGACTACCTGCTCAAGCCCGTGCGGGTGGAGCGCCTGCGCCGCGCCGTCGACCGGATCGCCGTGGACGATCGCCCCGCCGAGTCCGACGAGGTGCTGCCCGTCACGGTCGGGTCGGCCGTGCGCTTCGTGCACCGCAGCGACGTCCGCTGGGTGCGCGCCGAGGGCGACTACACCCGGCTCCACACCGACGGCCCATCGGGGCATCTCGTCCGCATCCCGATCTCGGAACTCGAGACCCGGTGGGGGGATGCCGGCTTCGTCCGGGTCCATCGCTCGTTCCTCGTGCGGGCGGCATCCGTCACCGAGGTCCGTCTCGCGGGAGCCGAACCGACGGTCTGGATCGACGACATCGCGCTGCCGGTGAGTCGGCGCTTGCTACCCGCGGTGCGCGAAGCGCTCGTCGGGCGAGGCGGATCGTGA
- a CDS encoding heavy metal transporter, with the protein MTRERVRVTAGAGRPGAPTRGIALPGAPVDDAEAAYARALRRSQLRLALGTLLGFVTVTLVLLGALTLIPELDDIVLLGVPLSWLLHAFGFYPVIAGFAILYVRGANRNERRWRALRDEGA; encoded by the coding sequence GTGACCCGGGAGCGGGTGCGCGTCACCGCGGGAGCCGGGCGCCCGGGCGCCCCGACGCGCGGCATCGCCCTGCCGGGTGCGCCGGTCGACGACGCGGAGGCGGCCTACGCGCGGGCGCTCCGGCGCTCGCAGTTGCGCCTCGCGCTCGGCACACTGCTCGGCTTCGTGACGGTGACCCTGGTGCTGCTCGGCGCGCTCACCCTCATCCCCGAGCTCGACGACATCGTGCTGCTCGGCGTGCCGCTGTCGTGGCTGCTGCACGCGTTCGGCTTCTACCCCGTGATCGCCGGGTTCGCGATCCTCTACGTCCGCGGAGCGAACCGCAACGAGCGGCGCTGGCGCGCGCTCCGCGACGAGGGCGCGTGA
- a CDS encoding cation acetate symporter: MNALLDLVAVAAVVGATALIGAYGLRVSRTTSDFFVASRTVRPVWNASAISGEYLSAGTFLGLSGLVLLSGAEGFWFPIGYAAGYLLVLLFVAAPLRRSGAYTIPDFIEARLESRLARRVTSAGCLLIGWLYIVPQLHGAGITLQVVADIPPWVGAVLVAVLVAAAAAAGGMRSITYVQAFQYWLKLTALLVPAVLIVFAVTGGARDVDPLVVFPAEAGPSGLDAYAAGSLLLALLLGTMGLPHVLVRFYTSPTGGSARRTTVLVIVMVSVFYAVSSVIGLLARVVAPDLARPGVADTVALVLPARVFPGVVGELLTALVVAGAFAAFLATSAGLTVSLAGVISQDVFSGSVRSFRLSAVLVALVPLAIALLTVPAGLVASVGAVFVFAASALSPVLLLSIWWPRLTARGAVAGMVTGAAACGAAFLVHAAVGGVGLAAPLLAQPAAWTIPLATTVTVVVSLTDRAGAPVSAGAYLARLHTPGRA, translated from the coding sequence GTGAACGCGCTGCTCGACCTCGTCGCGGTCGCCGCCGTCGTCGGGGCGACCGCGCTCATCGGTGCGTACGGGCTGCGGGTCTCGCGGACCACGAGCGACTTCTTCGTGGCATCCCGCACCGTCCGGCCGGTGTGGAACGCCTCGGCGATCAGCGGGGAGTACCTCTCGGCGGGGACGTTCCTCGGCCTGTCGGGACTCGTGCTCCTGAGCGGTGCGGAGGGGTTCTGGTTTCCCATCGGGTACGCCGCCGGATACCTGCTCGTGCTGCTGTTCGTCGCCGCTCCCCTCCGCCGGAGCGGGGCGTACACGATCCCCGACTTCATCGAGGCACGCCTCGAGTCGCGCCTCGCCCGTCGGGTCACGAGCGCGGGATGCCTGCTCATCGGCTGGCTGTACATCGTGCCGCAGCTGCACGGTGCCGGCATCACCCTGCAGGTCGTGGCCGACATCCCGCCGTGGGTCGGTGCGGTCCTCGTCGCTGTGCTCGTCGCTGCCGCTGCGGCGGCGGGCGGGATGCGGTCCATCACCTACGTGCAGGCGTTCCAGTACTGGCTGAAGCTGACGGCGCTGCTCGTCCCGGCCGTGCTCATCGTGTTCGCCGTGACCGGGGGCGCACGCGACGTGGACCCGCTGGTCGTGTTCCCGGCAGAGGCGGGACCGTCGGGACTCGACGCGTACGCAGCGGGATCGCTGCTGCTCGCACTGCTGCTCGGCACGATGGGGCTCCCGCACGTGCTCGTGCGGTTCTACACGAGCCCCACGGGCGGCTCCGCGCGGCGGACGACGGTGCTCGTCATCGTCATGGTGAGCGTCTTCTACGCCGTCTCGAGCGTCATCGGTCTCCTCGCGCGGGTGGTCGCGCCCGACCTCGCCCGGCCGGGCGTCGCCGACACCGTCGCGCTCGTCCTGCCCGCGCGCGTGTTCCCCGGGGTCGTCGGTGAGCTGCTGACCGCGCTCGTCGTGGCCGGTGCGTTCGCGGCGTTCCTCGCGACCTCCGCGGGTCTCACCGTCTCGCTCGCCGGCGTCATCAGCCAGGACGTCTTCTCGGGGTCCGTCCGCTCGTTCCGCCTGTCGGCCGTCCTCGTCGCACTCGTCCCGCTCGCGATCGCGCTGCTCACGGTCCCGGCCGGGCTTGTCGCCTCGGTCGGTGCCGTGTTCGTGTTCGCGGCATCCGCTCTGTCGCCCGTCCTGCTGCTCTCGATCTGGTGGCCGCGGCTGACGGCCCGTGGCGCCGTGGCCGGCATGGTGACCGGCGCGGCGGCGTGCGGGGCGGCGTTCCTCGTGCACGCGGCGGTCGGCGGGGTCGGACTCGCGGCGCCGCTCCTCGCGCAGCCCGCCGCGTGGACGATCCCGCTCGCCACGACCGTCACCGTCGTCGTGTCGCTGACCGACCGCGCGGGCGCGCCCGTGAGCGCGGGCGCGTACCTCGCCCGTCTGCACACACCGGGGCGTGCCTGA
- a CDS encoding TrkA family potassium uptake protein — protein sequence MDNHFWSRRRDSSATSVAVIGLGRFGGALAVELARSGTEVLGVDADEDIVQSLNGVLTHVVRADSTRQAALDQLGIADFDRVVVGIGSDIQASILTTSLLKRMGVRSVWAKAISEQHGLILEQLGIEHVIFPEADMGRRVAHLVRGQMLDYVEFDRDLVVAKTTAPSEIVGRTLEESAVRRRHGVTIVKIKAADGEWHAAGASSVVGEGDTLIVIGPVARTERFAALQ from the coding sequence TTGGATAACCACTTCTGGTCGCGCCGCCGCGACAGCTCAGCCACCTCCGTGGCCGTCATCGGACTCGGCCGCTTCGGCGGCGCCCTCGCCGTCGAACTCGCGCGATCCGGCACGGAGGTGCTCGGCGTCGACGCGGACGAGGACATCGTGCAATCGCTCAACGGGGTGCTCACGCACGTCGTTCGGGCCGATTCGACTCGGCAGGCCGCCCTCGATCAGCTCGGCATCGCCGACTTCGACCGCGTCGTCGTCGGCATCGGGTCCGACATCCAGGCGAGCATCCTCACGACGTCGCTGCTGAAGCGGATGGGGGTGCGCTCGGTCTGGGCGAAGGCCATCAGCGAGCAGCACGGCCTCATCCTCGAGCAGCTCGGGATCGAGCACGTCATCTTCCCCGAGGCCGACATGGGCCGCCGGGTCGCACACCTGGTGCGCGGTCAGATGCTCGATTACGTCGAGTTCGACCGCGACCTCGTCGTCGCCAAGACGACGGCGCCCAGCGAGATCGTCGGCCGGACCCTCGAGGAGTCGGCGGTGCGGCGCCGCCACGGTGTCACGATCGTCAAAATCAAGGCCGCCGACGGCGAGTGGCACGCCGCGGGCGCGTCGTCGGTCGTGGGCGAGGGTGACACGCTCATCGTCATCGGCCCCGTCGCGCGAACGGAACGGTTCGCCGCACTGCAGTGA
- a CDS encoding potassium transporter TrkG, producing the protein MRPLRLSLLLARVRPGQTIALAFGAVLALGTGVLLTPAATQGRSATFMEALFTATSALCVTGHVIVDTPTFWSPFGQGVILALIQIGGFGVMSFATLLGLLVARRLGLRTRLTAVSETHTVAVGDVRRVLAGVALITLAVESVVAAMLTLRWWLGYGETLPDAIWLGVFHAMSAFNNAGFALFSDNLMGFVTDPWICLPICGAIILGGLGFPVIMELRRRLGRPRHWTLNTVTVVIGTLVLLVAGTIALTALEWSNPATLGALDPAGRLLAGFTASVMPRTAGFNTIDISQMNSESWLVTDILMFIGGGPAGTAGGLKITTFAVLFFIIVTELRGGEAVNMFGKRLPRSTHREALTVALLSVGLVVSATLAIMLMSPFAFDRVLFEVISAFATVGLSTGITADLPIAAQAILVVLMFIGRLGPVLLGSALALTVQKRQYELPKERPIIG; encoded by the coding sequence ATGAGACCCCTCCGCCTCTCCCTGCTGCTGGCCCGCGTGCGGCCGGGACAGACCATCGCCCTCGCCTTCGGCGCCGTGCTGGCACTCGGCACCGGCGTGCTGCTGACGCCCGCGGCGACGCAGGGGCGGTCGGCGACGTTCATGGAGGCCCTGTTCACGGCCACGAGCGCGCTCTGCGTGACCGGTCACGTCATCGTCGACACCCCGACCTTCTGGTCGCCGTTCGGGCAGGGCGTGATCCTCGCGCTCATCCAGATCGGCGGCTTCGGCGTGATGTCGTTCGCGACTCTTCTCGGTCTGCTCGTCGCGCGGCGCCTCGGGCTCCGCACCCGGCTCACCGCGGTCAGCGAGACGCACACGGTCGCCGTGGGCGACGTCCGACGGGTGCTCGCCGGTGTCGCCCTCATCACCCTTGCCGTCGAGTCCGTCGTCGCCGCCATGCTGACGCTCCGCTGGTGGCTCGGCTACGGCGAGACCCTGCCGGACGCGATCTGGCTCGGTGTCTTCCACGCGATGAGCGCCTTCAACAACGCCGGGTTCGCCCTCTTCAGCGACAACCTCATGGGCTTCGTGACCGACCCGTGGATCTGCCTGCCGATCTGCGGCGCCATCATCCTCGGCGGCCTCGGCTTCCCCGTGATCATGGAGCTGCGACGGCGTCTGGGTCGCCCGCGGCACTGGACCCTCAACACCGTCACCGTCGTCATCGGCACGCTCGTCCTGCTGGTCGCCGGCACGATCGCCCTCACGGCGCTCGAATGGTCGAACCCCGCGACCCTCGGCGCGCTCGACCCGGCGGGGCGCCTGCTCGCCGGGTTCACCGCCTCGGTGATGCCCCGCACCGCCGGGTTCAACACGATCGACATCTCGCAGATGAACTCCGAGAGCTGGCTCGTCACCGACATCCTGATGTTCATCGGCGGCGGCCCTGCCGGCACGGCGGGTGGCCTGAAGATCACGACGTTCGCGGTGCTGTTCTTCATCATCGTGACCGAGCTCCGCGGCGGCGAAGCGGTCAACATGTTCGGCAAGCGTCTGCCTCGCTCGACCCACCGCGAGGCGCTCACCGTCGCGCTGCTGTCGGTCGGCCTGGTCGTCTCGGCCACGCTGGCGATCATGCTGATGAGTCCGTTCGCTTTCGACCGCGTGCTGTTCGAGGTCATCTCGGCGTTCGCGACGGTCGGCCTGTCGACGGGCATCACCGCCGATCTGCCGATCGCGGCGCAGGCGATCCTCGTGGTCCTCATGTTCATCGGACGACTCGGGCCCGTGCTGCTCGGGTCGGCTCTCGCCCTGACCGTGCAGAAACGTCAATACGAACTCCCGAAGGAGCGTCCGATCATTGGATAA
- a CDS encoding glycoside hydrolase family 3 N-terminal domain-containing protein, whose translation MRRSLRWSALGAVLTASILAGCSASPAASPPPASSPSASTPSAPSPAPSATPPATPSPTPSPTQSPVDALTLEERVGQLFMVGTTATAASPATLSAVEDRHAGGVFLSGRSHAGVQATADVVARFTAAAGTQIPLWVATDQEGGEVQVLQGPGFDAMPYGIRQADLSDDQLRASAETWGRELAAAGVNVDLAPIADIVTSKATRFDNPPIGGFGRQYGYDASTVAAKAGAFAEGMRDAGILPTFKHFPGLGHVSANTDTTADVVDSVVTPDGPDVDVYRPLTEAGPSTVMVSSAIYDRIDGSTLAVFSPKVIGLLRGEVGFDGVVFSDDLSKAVAVSAWSPAERAVKAICAGVDVVLVSADPSVFPAMYDAVLAQAKKEPQFAAEVDAAAARVLAAKSDMP comes from the coding sequence GTGCGTCGGTCACTGAGATGGTCTGCCCTCGGCGCGGTGCTCACCGCGTCGATCCTCGCCGGATGCTCGGCGTCGCCCGCGGCTTCCCCGCCGCCCGCGTCGAGCCCGTCGGCATCCACACCGTCTGCCCCTTCTCCGGCGCCGTCCGCCACGCCACCGGCGACACCCTCGCCGACGCCCTCGCCGACGCAGAGCCCGGTCGACGCCCTCACGCTCGAAGAGCGGGTCGGTCAGCTGTTCATGGTCGGGACGACAGCCACCGCCGCGTCACCGGCGACCCTGTCGGCCGTCGAGGACCGCCACGCCGGCGGCGTGTTCCTGAGCGGCCGATCGCACGCCGGCGTGCAGGCGACGGCCGATGTCGTCGCCCGCTTCACCGCCGCCGCGGGGACGCAGATTCCCTTGTGGGTCGCGACGGACCAGGAGGGCGGGGAGGTGCAGGTGCTCCAGGGCCCCGGATTCGATGCGATGCCCTACGGCATCCGCCAGGCCGACCTTTCCGACGATCAGCTCCGCGCGTCCGCCGAGACCTGGGGGAGGGAGCTCGCCGCCGCCGGCGTCAACGTCGACCTCGCTCCGATCGCCGACATCGTCACGAGCAAGGCGACCCGCTTCGACAACCCGCCGATTGGCGGCTTCGGACGGCAGTACGGGTACGACGCGTCGACCGTCGCCGCCAAGGCGGGCGCGTTCGCGGAGGGGATGCGGGATGCCGGGATCCTGCCCACGTTCAAGCACTTCCCGGGCCTCGGCCACGTCTCCGCGAACACCGACACCACGGCGGACGTGGTCGACTCCGTCGTCACGCCGGACGGGCCCGATGTGGACGTCTACCGTCCGCTCACCGAGGCGGGGCCGTCGACGGTGATGGTCTCGTCCGCGATCTACGACCGGATCGACGGGTCGACACTCGCCGTGTTCTCGCCGAAGGTGATCGGTCTTCTCCGCGGCGAGGTCGGCTTCGACGGCGTCGTGTTCTCCGATGACCTCTCGAAGGCGGTGGCCGTGTCGGCCTGGTCGCCGGCGGAGCGGGCCGTGAAGGCGATCTGCGCCGGCGTCGACGTCGTGCTGGTCTCGGCGGATCCGTCGGTGTTCCCTGCCATGTACGACGCGGTGCTCGCCCAGGCGAAGAAGGAACCGCAGTTCGCCGCGGAGGTCGACGCGGCGGCCGCGCGCGTGCTGGCGGCGAAGTCCGACATGCCCTGA